One window from the genome of Pedococcus badiiscoriae encodes:
- the coaA gene encoding type I pantothenate kinase — protein MARVSHPANGNGALPSPYVELDRAAWARLRENQPLNLDAADVARVKGLGERIDLAEVEEVYLPLSRLLNFYVGATAGLHRITGDFLGESPAKTPFVIGVAGSVAVGKSTTARLLKELLSRWPGTPRVELITTDGFLYPNAELERRNLLQRKGFPESYNRRALLRFVAEVKSGKAEVAAPVYSHLTYDIVPDERVVVRQPDVLIVEGLNVLQAPRLQEDGRTGLAVSDFFDFSVYVDAHLEDIRQWYVERFLRLRETAFADPHSYFHRYAALSDEQARDTAARIWRDINEVNLRENVLPTRSRATLVLAKGKDHSVRRIRLRKL, from the coding sequence ATGGCGCGCGTGAGCCACCCCGCGAACGGCAACGGCGCCCTTCCCTCGCCCTACGTCGAGCTGGACCGTGCCGCCTGGGCCCGGCTGCGCGAGAACCAGCCGCTCAACCTCGACGCGGCCGACGTGGCGCGGGTCAAGGGCCTGGGCGAGCGCATCGACCTGGCCGAGGTCGAAGAGGTCTACCTGCCCCTGTCGAGACTGCTCAACTTCTACGTCGGCGCGACGGCCGGACTGCACCGGATCACCGGTGACTTCCTCGGGGAGAGCCCGGCCAAGACGCCCTTCGTCATCGGGGTCGCCGGATCCGTCGCCGTGGGCAAGTCCACCACGGCGCGCCTGCTCAAGGAGCTCCTGTCCCGCTGGCCGGGGACGCCGCGGGTCGAGCTCATCACGACCGACGGGTTCCTCTACCCCAATGCCGAGCTCGAACGTCGGAACCTGCTGCAGCGCAAGGGTTTCCCCGAGTCGTACAACCGACGGGCGCTGCTGCGCTTCGTGGCGGAGGTCAAGTCGGGCAAGGCGGAGGTCGCCGCACCGGTCTACTCGCACCTCACCTACGACATCGTCCCGGACGAGCGGGTGGTGGTCCGCCAGCCCGATGTGCTCATCGTCGAGGGGCTCAACGTCCTGCAAGCCCCGCGCCTGCAGGAGGACGGCCGCACCGGGCTCGCGGTCAGCGACTTCTTCGACTTCTCGGTCTACGTCGACGCCCACCTCGAGGACATCCGGCAGTGGTACGTCGAGCGCTTCCTGCGGCTGCGCGAGACGGCCTTCGCCGACCCGCACTCCTACTTCCACCGCTACGCCGCCCTGTCCGACGAGCAGGCCCGTGACACGGCTGCGCGCATCTGGCGGGACATCAACGAGGTCAACCTGCGCGAGAACGTCCTGCCCACCCGCAGCAGGGCGACGCTGGTGCTCGCCAAGGGCAAGGACCACAGCGTGCGTCGCATCCGCCTCCGCAAGCTCTGA
- the glmS gene encoding glutamine--fructose-6-phosphate transaminase (isomerizing) produces MCGIVGYVGPNADGKALDVVMEGLARLEYRGYDSAGVALVTADGVESEKRAGKLVNLQDALDADHLPGATTGIGHTRWATHGGPTDQNAHPHRAGEGGRLALIHNGIIENFHQLKNALLAEGATFESETDTEVAAHLVAREYDATGDLTLAMQNVVNRLEGAFTLLAVHADSPGVVVGARRNSPLVVGLGEGENFLGSDVAAFIGHTRNALELGQDQIVTITPDSYSVTNFDGTPAEGKHYEVTWDAAAAEKGGYATFMEKEIYEQPHAVRDTLLGRTDVEGRLVLDDMSITADQLRDVDRITIVACGTAAYAGMVAKYAIEHWTRIPVEVSLAHEFRYSDPIATERTLIVSISQSGETMDTLMAVKHARELGAMTLSICNTHGSTIPRESDAVLYTHAGPEIAVASTKAFLAQITACYILGLYLAQLRGGTFADDAQSVMKELHEVPSKLEDLLGRMDRVKEIARFMADTRSVLFLGRNVGFPVALEGALKLKELAYIHAEGFAAGELKHGPIALIEAGQPVFIVVPGPGTPHELHKKVVSNIQEIRARGARTIVVAEDGDEDVVPFADEVIRVPATSPLLAPLLTVVPLQVFALHLSSAKGLDVDQPRNLAKSVTVE; encoded by the coding sequence ATGTGCGGAATCGTCGGATACGTCGGCCCGAACGCGGACGGCAAAGCGCTGGACGTCGTCATGGAAGGCCTGGCTCGCCTCGAGTACCGGGGCTACGACTCGGCGGGTGTGGCCCTGGTCACGGCCGACGGGGTGGAGAGCGAGAAGCGGGCCGGCAAGCTCGTCAACCTCCAGGACGCACTCGACGCCGACCACCTCCCCGGCGCCACGACCGGGATCGGGCACACCCGGTGGGCGACGCACGGCGGCCCGACCGACCAGAACGCGCACCCGCACCGGGCCGGCGAGGGTGGCAGGCTCGCCCTCATCCACAACGGCATCATCGAGAACTTCCACCAGCTGAAGAACGCCCTCCTCGCCGAGGGTGCGACCTTCGAGAGCGAGACCGACACCGAGGTGGCGGCTCACCTCGTGGCCCGCGAGTACGACGCGACCGGTGACCTCACCCTGGCGATGCAGAACGTGGTCAACCGCCTCGAGGGTGCGTTCACGCTGCTGGCCGTGCACGCCGACAGTCCCGGCGTCGTCGTCGGAGCCCGCCGCAACAGCCCCCTGGTGGTCGGGCTGGGCGAGGGCGAGAACTTCCTCGGCTCGGACGTTGCCGCCTTCATCGGGCACACGCGCAACGCCCTCGAGCTCGGTCAGGACCAGATCGTCACGATCACCCCCGACTCCTACTCGGTGACCAACTTCGACGGCACCCCCGCGGAGGGGAAGCACTACGAGGTCACCTGGGACGCCGCAGCCGCCGAGAAGGGTGGCTACGCGACGTTCATGGAGAAGGAGATCTACGAGCAGCCGCACGCCGTCAGGGACACCCTGTTGGGTCGGACGGACGTCGAGGGCCGACTGGTGCTCGACGACATGTCGATCACCGCGGACCAGCTGCGCGACGTCGACCGCATCACCATCGTGGCGTGTGGCACGGCCGCGTACGCCGGCATGGTCGCCAAGTACGCCATCGAGCACTGGACCCGGATCCCCGTCGAGGTGTCGCTCGCGCACGAGTTCCGCTACAGCGACCCCATCGCCACCGAGCGCACCCTGATCGTGTCGATCAGCCAGTCCGGCGAGACGATGGACACCCTGATGGCCGTCAAGCACGCCCGCGAGCTCGGCGCGATGACCCTGTCCATCTGCAATACCCACGGGTCGACCATCCCGCGCGAGTCCGACGCGGTGCTCTACACGCACGCCGGCCCGGAGATCGCGGTCGCCTCGACCAAGGCCTTCCTCGCACAGATCACCGCCTGCTACATCCTCGGGCTCTACCTGGCCCAGCTGCGCGGCGGCACCTTCGCCGACGACGCGCAGTCGGTGATGAAGGAGCTGCACGAGGTCCCCTCCAAGCTCGAGGACCTGCTCGGCCGGATGGACCGGGTCAAGGAGATCGCGCGGTTCATGGCCGACACCCGCTCGGTGCTCTTCCTGGGCCGCAACGTCGGTTTCCCCGTTGCCCTGGAGGGCGCGCTCAAGCTCAAGGAGCTCGCCTACATCCACGCCGAAGGGTTCGCCGCGGGTGAGCTGAAGCACGGCCCGATCGCGCTCATCGAGGCCGGGCAGCCGGTCTTCATCGTCGTCCCCGGCCCGGGGACCCCGCACGAGCTGCACAAGAAGGTCGTCTCCAACATCCAGGAGATCCGCGCCCGGGGCGCCCGCACGATCGTGGTCGCTGAGGACGGCGACGAGGACGTGGTGCCCTTCGCGGACGAGGTCATCCGCGTGCCTGCGACGTCGCCGCTGCTGGCACCGCTGCTGACCGTGGTCCCGCTCCAGGTCTTCGCGCTGCACCTGTCCTCGGCCAAGGGACTGGACGTCGACCAGCCACGCAACCTGGCCAAGAGCGTCACCGTCGAGTGA
- a CDS encoding holo-ACP synthase has product MIVGVGIDVVDVERFGQTLERTPGLLDRLFTDEERSLPLNSLAARFAAKEALAKALGAPVGLQWHDATVRRGDDGRPHLQVTGTVEARAEALGVHAMHISLSHDAGIASAVVIAEG; this is encoded by the coding sequence GTGATCGTCGGGGTCGGGATCGATGTCGTCGACGTGGAGCGCTTCGGGCAGACGCTCGAACGCACCCCGGGTCTGCTCGACCGGCTGTTCACCGACGAGGAGCGCTCCCTGCCGCTCAACTCCTTGGCGGCGCGGTTCGCCGCCAAGGAGGCGCTCGCCAAGGCCCTCGGCGCGCCGGTGGGCCTGCAGTGGCACGACGCGACGGTGCGGCGTGGCGACGACGGCCGCCCGCACCTGCAGGTCACCGGCACGGTCGAGGCCCGCGCCGAGGCGCTGGGCGTGCACGCGATGCACATCTCGCTGTCGCACGACGCGGGGATCGCTTCGGCCGTCGTGATCGCGGAGGGCTGA
- a CDS encoding bifunctional ADP-dependent NAD(P)H-hydrate dehydratase/NAD(P)H-hydrate epimerase, which produces MLRAWSAQRVRDAEATLMSRLPEGELMRRAAQGLAEVCRARLPASGGARVVVLAGPGNNGADALYAAARLAQDGHDCVALQGDWPLAIGDSASWSAAGVTVLAPGGDWAAPLAGADLVIDGLLGIGGRPGLPQDAVAWVDAIPASAYVVSVDLPSGQDPAGQSRSDTGVFADETVTFAVAKPVHLLPATEAAVGRLTVIDIGLELDGEPDVERLDFADVAHLWPVPTIADDKYSRGVLGVVAGGENYTGAPVLCCTAAVGAGLGMLRYVGTPAPTALVRAAIPEAVHGEGRVQAWVVGPGLDITSRARGSKAQLDVARSALDSDLPVLVDAGGLDLVHGPRQGPTLLTPHAGELSRLLTRLEGSETTREAVEADPLSHARRAADLTGATVLLKGATTLVVPPTDWGLAVRSQNDAPAWLATAGAGDVLSGVCGALLASGLTPLDAGSLGALVHGVSADLANPGGPVRALAVAHGIPQAVAHLLTR; this is translated from the coding sequence GTGCTGAGGGCGTGGTCGGCGCAGCGGGTCCGCGACGCCGAGGCGACGTTGATGAGCCGGCTCCCGGAGGGGGAGCTGATGCGGCGCGCGGCGCAGGGACTGGCCGAGGTGTGCCGCGCCCGCCTGCCCGCGTCCGGGGGCGCCAGGGTCGTGGTCCTCGCGGGGCCGGGCAACAACGGCGCCGATGCCCTGTATGCCGCGGCGCGCCTCGCGCAGGACGGTCACGACTGCGTTGCACTGCAAGGCGACTGGCCGTTGGCCATCGGTGACTCGGCGTCGTGGTCGGCGGCCGGCGTCACCGTGCTGGCGCCGGGTGGGGACTGGGCTGCTCCGCTCGCGGGCGCCGACCTCGTCATCGACGGCCTGCTCGGCATCGGAGGACGGCCCGGGTTGCCGCAGGACGCCGTGGCGTGGGTCGATGCCATCCCCGCGTCCGCCTACGTCGTCAGCGTCGACCTGCCGTCGGGCCAGGACCCCGCCGGCCAGAGTCGATCGGACACCGGGGTCTTCGCCGACGAGACGGTGACCTTCGCGGTGGCCAAGCCGGTGCACCTGCTCCCCGCCACGGAGGCTGCCGTGGGTCGCCTGACAGTCATCGACATCGGGCTCGAGCTGGACGGCGAACCCGATGTCGAACGACTCGACTTCGCCGATGTCGCCCACCTGTGGCCGGTCCCCACCATCGCCGACGACAAGTACTCCCGCGGCGTGCTCGGGGTGGTGGCCGGGGGCGAGAACTACACCGGAGCGCCCGTCCTGTGCTGCACGGCAGCCGTCGGCGCAGGGCTCGGCATGCTGCGCTACGTCGGCACCCCCGCACCGACCGCGCTGGTCCGGGCGGCGATCCCCGAAGCCGTCCACGGTGAGGGCCGCGTCCAGGCCTGGGTGGTCGGACCGGGGCTCGACATCACCTCTCGGGCGCGGGGCAGCAAGGCCCAGCTCGACGTCGCCCGCTCCGCCCTCGACTCCGACCTGCCCGTCCTGGTCGATGCCGGCGGCCTCGACCTGGTCCACGGACCGCGCCAGGGTCCCACCCTGCTCACCCCGCACGCGGGCGAGCTGTCCCGGCTGCTGACCCGGCTCGAGGGGTCCGAGACCACCCGCGAGGCCGTGGAGGCCGACCCCCTGAGCCACGCGCGTCGCGCGGCGGACCTGACGGGGGCCACCGTCCTGCTCAAGGGGGCCACCACCCTGGTGGTGCCCCCCACGGACTGGGGGCTTGCGGTGCGCTCCCAGAACGACGCGCCCGCCTGGCTCGCCACGGCTGGGGCTGGGGACGTCCTGTCCGGTGTCTGTGGCGCGCTGCTCGCCTCCGGGCTGACCCCGCTCGACGCGGGCAGCCTCGGTGCGCTCGTGCACGGGGTCAGTGCCGACCTGGCCAACCCGGGTGGCCCGGTCCGCGCGCTGGCGGTGGCCCACGGCATACCGCAGGCCGTGGCGCACCTGCTCACGCGCTGA
- the alr gene encoding alanine racemase, translating into MNDTTISTPPAPAPPGLPACAQVDLSAISANVIALKALAGSAEVMAVVKADAYGHGLVPSARAALRGGATWLGVAQLPEAVELRRAGVEAPLLSWLHVPGQDFAEALELGIDLGISTTWALDQVLAAATATGRTARVHLKVDTGLGRNGAWDADLEGLLATLGSAQAERAVDVVGLFSHFAYADAPQHPTVRAQQERFEGIVAQAGRLGITPQVKHLANSAATLTNPSAHYDLVRPGVSVYGLSPVPDLGAPQDFGLREAMRLVARLSSVKDSPAGQGVSYGHVYTTSEPTKLGLVPMGYSDGVPRHATSVGPVQVGGRRYAVAGRVCMDQFVLDLGRDSSAQPGDEAVLFGVGAAGEPTAQDWAAAIDTINYEIVTRVGARVPRVYVGGDE; encoded by the coding sequence ATGAACGACACCACGATCAGCACCCCCCCAGCCCCGGCGCCGCCGGGGCTGCCCGCGTGCGCCCAGGTGGACCTGTCCGCGATCAGCGCCAACGTGATAGCCCTCAAGGCGCTGGCCGGCAGCGCCGAGGTGATGGCGGTCGTCAAGGCGGACGCGTACGGCCACGGCCTGGTTCCCAGCGCCCGTGCGGCCCTGCGTGGTGGCGCCACCTGGCTCGGCGTCGCCCAGCTGCCCGAGGCGGTCGAGCTGCGTCGTGCAGGCGTCGAGGCGCCGCTGTTGTCGTGGCTGCACGTCCCGGGCCAGGACTTCGCCGAGGCACTCGAGCTGGGCATCGACCTCGGCATCTCGACGACGTGGGCCCTGGACCAGGTGCTCGCGGCGGCGACCGCCACCGGCCGCACCGCGCGGGTCCACCTCAAGGTCGACACCGGTCTCGGCCGCAACGGCGCGTGGGACGCCGACCTGGAGGGGCTGCTGGCCACGCTTGGCTCGGCGCAGGCCGAGCGCGCCGTCGACGTCGTGGGGCTGTTCAGCCACTTCGCCTATGCAGACGCGCCGCAGCACCCGACGGTCAGGGCCCAGCAGGAGCGGTTCGAGGGGATCGTCGCCCAGGCAGGACGCCTCGGGATCACCCCGCAGGTGAAGCACCTCGCCAACTCGGCCGCGACGCTCACCAACCCGTCCGCCCACTACGACCTGGTGCGTCCGGGCGTCTCCGTCTACGGCCTGTCGCCGGTCCCCGACCTCGGGGCACCGCAGGACTTCGGGTTGCGCGAGGCCATGCGCCTGGTCGCCCGGCTGTCCAGCGTCAAGGATTCGCCTGCGGGACAAGGGGTCTCGTACGGCCACGTCTACACGACGAGCGAGCCGACCAAGCTCGGCCTGGTGCCGATGGGCTACAGCGACGGCGTGCCACGGCACGCCACCAGCGTCGGACCCGTGCAGGTGGGTGGCCGCCGGTATGCCGTGGCGGGACGGGTCTGCATGGACCAGTTCGTCCTCGACCTGGGCCGCGACAGCAGTGCGCAGCCCGGGGATGAGGCCGTCCTCTTCGGCGTGGGCGCGGCCGGTGAGCCGACCGCGCAGGACTGGGCTGCCGCCATCGACACGATCAACTACGAGATCGTGACGCGGGTGGGTGCGAGGGTGCCGCGGGTCTACGTCGGGGGTGACGAGTGA
- a CDS encoding alpha/beta fold hydrolase, with protein sequence MSPANRGIAGLGIGLAAAGVATAAGIAAGRVSKERHARLSVLAPAGAYAHTPDKDFVVVADDGVPLHVEVDEPAPATASPDKPTVVFSHGFCLSLESWVLQRKAFIRDGYRVVAWDQRGHGRSGRGSEESCDIDQLGRDLHRVIEEAAPEGPLVLVGHSMGGMTTMALADQHPDLIRDRVVATAFVATSAGGAQLVSLGFGQYFGKLVGRFGPSVLDRLSTRPGLVRTALRAGRDIEEFLVERWSFASPVPPAAVRLTADMIFGTPLDVMADFLPTFDRHDKRHALVHFHGVEVLVLNGVHDVLTPPDHSEEIVRRIPGAEHVVIEEAGHIIMLEHPEVLNEQFAGLVERGMRAAAEGIAVARKPRVRRTVTDLAKRRLVAKARRGQRRA encoded by the coding sequence GTGAGCCCCGCGAACCGCGGCATCGCCGGTCTCGGGATCGGCCTGGCCGCCGCCGGCGTCGCCACCGCGGCCGGCATCGCGGCGGGACGGGTCAGCAAGGAACGCCACGCGCGCCTGTCCGTGCTGGCACCCGCAGGTGCCTACGCCCACACGCCTGACAAGGACTTCGTGGTCGTCGCGGACGACGGCGTGCCGCTGCACGTCGAGGTCGACGAGCCGGCGCCCGCCACGGCCTCGCCCGACAAGCCGACCGTGGTCTTCTCGCACGGCTTCTGCCTGAGCCTGGAGAGCTGGGTGCTCCAGCGCAAGGCGTTCATCCGGGACGGCTACCGGGTGGTCGCCTGGGACCAACGCGGGCATGGGCGGTCGGGGCGCGGGAGCGAGGAGTCGTGCGACATCGACCAGCTCGGCCGCGACCTGCATCGCGTCATCGAGGAGGCGGCGCCCGAAGGGCCTCTGGTCCTCGTGGGGCACTCGATGGGTGGCATGACGACGATGGCCCTCGCCGACCAGCACCCCGACCTGATCCGTGACCGCGTCGTCGCGACGGCCTTCGTCGCGACCAGCGCCGGTGGGGCCCAGCTGGTCTCGCTCGGCTTCGGCCAGTACTTCGGCAAGCTCGTGGGTCGCTTCGGTCCGAGTGTCCTGGACCGGCTCTCGACCCGGCCGGGTCTGGTCCGCACCGCGCTGCGCGCAGGCCGCGACATCGAGGAGTTCCTCGTCGAGCGATGGAGCTTCGCGTCGCCGGTGCCGCCTGCCGCCGTCCGGCTCACCGCGGACATGATCTTCGGCACCCCGCTCGATGTGATGGCGGACTTCCTGCCGACCTTCGACCGGCACGACAAGCGCCACGCGCTCGTCCACTTCCACGGCGTGGAGGTGCTGGTGCTCAACGGAGTCCACGACGTGCTCACCCCGCCCGACCACAGTGAGGAGATCGTCCGCCGCATCCCCGGGGCGGAGCACGTGGTCATCGAGGAGGCCGGGCACATCATCATGCTCGAGCACCCGGAGGTGCTGAACGAGCAGTTCGCCGGCCTCGTCGAGCGCGGCATGCGGGCCGCCGCCGAGGGCATCGCAGTGGCACGCAAGCCGCGGGTCCGGCGCACTGTCACCGACCTGGCCAAGCGCCGGCTGGTCGCGAAGGCGCGCCGCGGGCAGCGCCGTGCCTGA
- the tsaE gene encoding tRNA (adenosine(37)-N6)-threonylcarbamoyltransferase complex ATPase subunit type 1 TsaE — MPDLVSPDLPTAQDTRAWGVGLGRLLTAGDLVVLTGGLGAGKTTLTQGLAEGLGVRGPITSPTFVIARVHPSLVEGPALVHVDAYRLGGFAELDDLDLDTSLENSVTVVEWGHGLAEDLADDRLEVMLSGEETRRARVQTHGARWSGADLSVLGVPV; from the coding sequence GTGCCTGACCTCGTCAGCCCCGACCTGCCGACCGCGCAGGACACCCGGGCCTGGGGCGTCGGCCTCGGTCGCCTGCTGACTGCCGGTGACCTCGTCGTGCTGACAGGTGGGCTCGGGGCGGGCAAGACCACGCTCACGCAGGGCCTCGCCGAAGGCCTGGGGGTCCGCGGTCCGATCACCTCGCCGACCTTCGTCATCGCCCGCGTCCACCCGTCGCTGGTCGAGGGTCCGGCACTCGTCCACGTCGACGCCTACCGCCTCGGTGGGTTCGCCGAGCTCGACGACCTCGACCTCGACACCTCGCTCGAGAACTCGGTCACAGTCGTCGAGTGGGGTCACGGGCTGGCCGAGGACCTCGCCGACGACCGGCTCGAGGTGATGCTGTCGGGCGAGGAGACCAGGCGGGCGCGGGTCCAGACCCACGGCGCCCGCTGGTCAGGCGCCGACCTCAGCGTCCTGGGGGTCCCGGTATGA
- the tsaB gene encoding tRNA (adenosine(37)-N6)-threonylcarbamoyltransferase complex dimerization subunit type 1 TsaB has product MSRVVLSIDTSTSVRVAVSAGADWAQDGSDDPRGHTEAVAPLMRDLLARLGLAPTDVTDVVVGNGPGPFTGLRVGIVSGLVFGHAMGIPVHGVCSLDVLAQQAVEHVREGEFVVATDARRKEVYWARYRVDPDRPEQDRAVRLTEPAVARPADVPEEVRGLPTAGRGPVLYPELFPRPVAVLDVSAGVLGDLALQRLSRGETLPVEPLYLRRPDALTTAERARA; this is encoded by the coding sequence ATGAGCCGCGTGGTGCTGTCCATCGACACGTCCACCTCCGTAAGGGTGGCCGTGAGCGCCGGGGCCGACTGGGCGCAGGATGGCTCCGACGACCCGCGCGGCCACACCGAGGCCGTGGCCCCTCTCATGCGCGACCTACTGGCCAGGCTGGGGCTCGCCCCGACCGACGTGACCGACGTGGTGGTCGGCAACGGCCCCGGCCCGTTCACCGGGCTGCGGGTGGGGATCGTCTCCGGTCTCGTGTTCGGCCATGCAATGGGCATCCCCGTCCACGGCGTCTGCAGCCTCGACGTCCTGGCACAGCAGGCGGTCGAGCACGTCCGGGAGGGCGAGTTCGTCGTCGCGACCGATGCCCGGCGCAAGGAGGTCTACTGGGCGCGCTACCGCGTCGACCCCGACCGTCCCGAGCAGGACCGGGCCGTGCGGCTCACCGAGCCCGCCGTGGCGCGCCCCGCTGACGTGCCCGAGGAGGTCCGGGGGCTGCCCACCGCCGGTCGCGGCCCGGTGCTCTACCCCGAGCTCTTCCCGCGCCCCGTCGCTGTGCTCGACGTCTCCGCCGGGGTGTTGGGCGACCTTGCGCTGCAACGACTTTCGCGTGGCGAGACCCTGCCGGTGGAACCGCTCTACCTGCGCCGGCCAGACGCCCTCACCACCGCGGAACGAGCCAGGGCATGA
- the rimI gene encoding ribosomal protein S18-alanine N-acetyltransferase: protein MTAPDVGLRDLRWTDIDDVVALEAELFPDDAWTAASLWAELAARPRRSYVVQVDAAGELVGYAGVDLGGEVADVMTMAVSPRAQGRGLGRQLLSELVGRAVADHAAYLMLEVRADNEPARKLYESEGFETLTVRRRYYQPGDVDAHVMRLRLSEVMR, encoded by the coding sequence ATGACCGCCCCGGACGTGGGCCTGCGGGACCTGCGCTGGACCGACATCGACGACGTCGTCGCGCTCGAGGCCGAGCTGTTCCCCGACGACGCGTGGACGGCCGCGTCGCTGTGGGCCGAGCTGGCAGCCCGCCCCCGTCGCTCCTACGTCGTCCAGGTGGATGCCGCCGGAGAGCTGGTCGGGTATGCCGGCGTCGACCTCGGTGGTGAGGTGGCGGACGTCATGACCATGGCCGTCTCGCCTCGCGCGCAGGGTCGCGGCCTCGGCCGTCAGCTGCTCAGCGAGCTGGTCGGGCGCGCGGTCGCCGACCACGCGGCATACCTCATGCTTGAAGTGCGGGCCGACAACGAGCCGGCCCGAAAGCTCTATGAGTCAGAGGGATTCGAGACGTTGACGGTGCGCCGCCGCTACTACCAGCCGGGTGATGTGGACGCCCACGTCATGCGCTTGAGGCTGTCGGAGGTGATGCGATGA
- the tsaD gene encoding tRNA (adenosine(37)-N6)-threonylcarbamoyltransferase complex transferase subunit TsaD — MSSGPTKGDQPLVLGLETSCDETGVGIVRGETLLVDAIASSVDEHARFGGVVPEVASRAHLEAMVPTIERATREAGVRLADLDAIAVTSGPGLAGALMVGVAAAKSLAVALGVPLYGVNHLASHVAVDIVEHGPLPEPTLAMLVSGGHSSLLLVPDVTHDIQSLGSTIDDAAGEAFDKVARVLGLPFPGGPHIDRMAREGDRVAIDFPRGLTTGRDMERYRFDFSFSGLKTAVARWVQAREAAGEPVPVADVAASFQEAVTDVLTRKAVLACKEHGVANLQIGGGVAANSRLRAMAQERCDAAGITLRVPRPGLCTDNGAMVASLGAQMVLKGRAPSDLSLPADSSMPVTVVQA, encoded by the coding sequence ATGAGCTCCGGGCCCACGAAGGGTGACCAGCCGCTGGTGCTCGGCCTCGAGACCTCCTGCGACGAGACGGGCGTGGGCATCGTGCGCGGCGAGACGTTGCTCGTCGACGCGATCGCCAGCAGCGTCGACGAACACGCGAGGTTCGGCGGGGTGGTGCCCGAGGTGGCCAGCCGCGCCCACCTCGAGGCGATGGTCCCGACGATCGAGCGGGCCACCCGCGAGGCTGGCGTCCGGCTGGCCGACCTCGACGCGATCGCGGTGACGTCCGGACCCGGGCTGGCGGGCGCGCTGATGGTCGGCGTGGCCGCCGCCAAGTCGCTCGCGGTTGCTCTCGGCGTCCCGCTCTACGGTGTCAACCACCTCGCGTCCCACGTCGCCGTCGACATCGTGGAGCACGGGCCGCTGCCCGAACCCACGCTCGCCATGCTCGTCTCTGGTGGACACTCGTCACTGCTGCTCGTGCCCGACGTCACCCACGACATCCAGTCCCTCGGGTCGACCATCGACGACGCCGCCGGTGAGGCGTTCGACAAGGTCGCGCGAGTCCTGGGGCTGCCCTTTCCGGGAGGCCCGCACATCGACCGGATGGCTCGCGAGGGAGACCGGGTCGCCATCGACTTCCCCCGGGGGCTGACGACCGGGCGTGACATGGAGCGCTACCGGTTCGACTTCTCCTTCTCCGGGCTCAAGACCGCGGTCGCCCGCTGGGTGCAGGCCCGGGAGGCGGCCGGGGAGCCGGTGCCGGTCGCGGACGTCGCCGCGTCGTTCCAGGAGGCCGTCACCGACGTGCTCACTCGCAAGGCAGTCCTCGCCTGCAAGGAACATGGGGTCGCGAACCTGCAGATCGGGGGTGGCGTGGCCGCCAACAGCCGGCTGCGGGCCATGGCGCAGGAGCGCTGCGACGCTGCGGGCATCACCCTGCGCGTGCCGCGCCCCGGGTTGTGCACCGACAACGGCGCGATGGTCGCGTCGCTGGGAGCCCAGATGGTGCTGAAGGGCCGCGCGCCCTCCGACCTGAGTCTCCCGGCGGACTCGTCCATGCCGGTCACCGTCGTCCAGGCCTAG